In Herpetosiphon gulosus, a single window of DNA contains:
- a CDS encoding bifunctional ornithine acetyltransferase/N-acetylglutamate synthase, with protein sequence MAYRLLNEGSITTPAGFRATGIHCGLKTTSRDRDLGLLITKTGCNVTGHFGATSGITGAWTTANLRRNAEDVRAVLLLTGVDGGRGASAVHNCQELAGLLAEEAWIKPEQVVLLAAGAAGSFDMDLLRRGVPRALDELDSKGGRRLALALAQEPNPTAQAAVEVEASDGTSASIGGLASSGDAPRWLITTNAQLSTRLLNRAVLALLEAYPALDQAAILILANPSASLAPNHSNQAAYHEWYAGLAGLIAHLSEQLG encoded by the coding sequence ATGGCGTATCGTTTGCTCAATGAAGGCTCGATCACAACGCCTGCTGGCTTTCGGGCAACAGGTATTCACTGCGGCTTGAAAACTACCAGCCGTGATCGTGATCTTGGGTTGTTAATTACCAAAACTGGTTGCAACGTTACCGGCCATTTTGGCGCAACCAGCGGGATAACTGGGGCTTGGACAACCGCTAATTTGCGGCGCAACGCCGAGGATGTGCGGGCCGTCTTGCTCTTGACTGGCGTAGATGGTGGGCGCGGAGCCAGTGCCGTACACAATTGTCAGGAGTTGGCAGGCTTGCTGGCTGAAGAAGCATGGATCAAGCCAGAGCAGGTGGTGTTATTGGCGGCAGGCGCAGCAGGTTCATTCGATATGGATTTATTGCGGCGCGGTGTGCCACGGGCGCTTGATGAGCTGGATAGCAAAGGCGGGCGACGCTTAGCCCTAGCCCTAGCCCAAGAGCCAAATCCAACTGCTCAGGCGGCGGTCGAGGTCGAAGCGAGCGATGGTACAAGTGCCAGCATTGGCGGCTTAGCCAGCTCCGGCGATGCCCCACGCTGGTTGATCACCACCAACGCTCAGCTCTCAACCCGCCTGCTTAATCGCGCAGTTTTAGCATTGCTCGAAGCCTATCCCGCGCTTGATCAAGCTGCCATCCTGATTTTGGCCAATCCTAGCGCCAGTTTAGCGCCAAACCACAGCAACCAAGCAGCCTATCACGAATGGTATGCAGGGTTAGCTGGATTAATTGCCCATTTGAGCGAACAACTCGGCTAG
- a CDS encoding LON peptidase substrate-binding domain-containing protein, with protein sequence MQRLPLFPLNVVLFPGAQLPLHIFEPRYRTMISRCLEESKPFGVVLIREGVEVGGSAVPHMVGTTADIQSAYRLADGRMYLVTEGRQRFRINYPLSVDPYMVAMVTMLDDEVNDRHQADELTALYAQYHRTVAAATGMRSTAIDLPSDPVSLSYKLADSMQMALPIKQRWLESDLDQRIHELIEALQFELALLPNIPPDQLDREPPFENTSWN encoded by the coding sequence ATGCAACGATTACCTTTGTTTCCGTTAAACGTGGTGTTGTTTCCTGGAGCACAACTGCCGCTGCATATTTTCGAGCCGCGCTATCGCACAATGATCAGTCGCTGTCTTGAGGAAAGCAAGCCGTTTGGGGTGGTGTTGATTCGCGAGGGCGTTGAGGTTGGTGGCTCAGCTGTGCCGCATATGGTTGGCACAACCGCCGATATTCAAAGCGCCTATCGTTTAGCCGATGGCCGAATGTATCTTGTGACCGAAGGCCGCCAGCGCTTCCGCATCAATTACCCACTTAGCGTTGACCCGTATATGGTTGCAATGGTCACGATGCTTGATGATGAAGTTAATGATCGCCATCAAGCCGATGAATTGACCGCGCTCTATGCGCAATATCATCGTACCGTTGCCGCCGCGACTGGTATGCGCTCAACCGCGATCGATCTGCCAAGTGATCCAGTGAGCCTCAGTTATAAGCTAGCCGACTCGATGCAGATGGCCTTGCCAATTAAACAACGTTGGCTCGAATCCGACCTTGATCAACGGATTCATGAATTGATCGAAGCGCTACAATTTGAGCTAGCGCTGCTGCCCAACATTCCGCCCGACCAGTTGGATCGTGAACCACCTTTTGAAAACACTTCGTGGAATTAA
- a CDS encoding DUF503 domain-containing protein, which yields MLIASVRLELFIPAVHSLKEKRSVLKSVITRLRNEFNASVAEVDEHDRWQRGVIGVACVGSETRYLEGQIDAIIRWIEQNRPDVSIVDIERELL from the coding sequence ATGTTAATTGCTAGTGTTCGACTTGAACTCTTCATCCCCGCCGTTCATTCGCTCAAAGAAAAACGTAGCGTGCTTAAATCGGTCATTACCCGTTTGCGCAACGAGTTCAACGCCTCGGTCGCCGAGGTCGATGAACATGATCGTTGGCAGCGCGGGGTGATTGGGGTGGCCTGTGTTGGTAGCGAGACTCGCTATCTCGAAGGCCAAATCGATGCCATTATTCGTTGGATCGAGCAAAATCGGCCAGATGTGAGCATTGTGGATATTGAGCGCGAGCTGTTGTAA
- the pdxT gene encoding pyridoxal 5'-phosphate synthase glutaminase subunit PdxT, whose translation MTVGVLALQGAFIEHETMLQGLGVATLQVRLPEQLAQVERLIIPGGESTTIGKLLVRFDLLGPIQQRAAEGMPIWGTCAGMILLAKEIAEGRVEGQPALGLMDITARRNAFGRQVDSFETNLQVPALGEVPFHAVFIRAPQIDKVGEAVETLASLDDGRIVAARQAKLLATAFHPELTGDARFHELFLGL comes from the coding sequence ATGACGGTTGGAGTTTTGGCGCTGCAAGGCGCGTTTATTGAGCATGAAACAATGCTCCAAGGTTTGGGCGTGGCAACCTTGCAGGTGCGTTTGCCCGAGCAATTAGCCCAAGTTGAGCGTTTGATTATTCCTGGTGGCGAGAGCACGACGATTGGTAAATTGTTGGTACGCTTCGATTTGCTGGGGCCAATTCAGCAACGCGCAGCCGAGGGTATGCCAATTTGGGGCACATGTGCTGGCATGATTTTGCTAGCCAAGGAAATTGCCGAAGGCCGAGTTGAAGGCCAGCCAGCGCTTGGTTTGATGGATATTACTGCGCGGCGCAATGCTTTTGGTCGCCAAGTTGATAGTTTTGAAACCAACTTGCAGGTGCCTGCCCTTGGCGAAGTACCGTTTCACGCCGTATTTATCCGCGCCCCGCAGATCGATAAGGTAGGCGAGGCAGTTGAAACCTTGGCTAGCTTAGATGATGGGCGGATTGTGGCGGCTCGTCAAGCTAAACTCTTGGCAACCGCTTTTCATCCCGAATTAACTGGCGATGCCCGTTTCCATGAATTGTTCTTAGGCTTGTAG